One region of Pseudomonas sp. B21-040 genomic DNA includes:
- the trmB gene encoding tRNA (guanosine(46)-N7)-methyltransferase TrmB — protein MTESNDTPIQTEEGEERQHRRIKSFVMRAGRMTEGQQKGLEQGTPLFVLPLADAPVDFDQVFGRSAPRSLEIGFGMGHSLLEMAAASPEQDFIGVEVHRPGVGALLNGVLTQGLTNLRVYDCDAIEVLNRCIADNSLDRLMLFFPDPWHKSRHHKRRIVQASFAELVRSKLKVGGVLHMATDWEPYAEYMLEVMNVAPGYRNLAEDGKCVPRPAERPITKFERRGERLGHGVWDLKFEKQS, from the coding sequence ATGACTGAATCAAACGACACGCCAATCCAGACGGAAGAAGGCGAAGAGCGCCAACACCGCCGCATCAAGAGTTTTGTGATGCGCGCCGGGCGCATGACCGAAGGCCAGCAAAAAGGCCTGGAGCAGGGCACGCCGCTGTTTGTCTTGCCGTTGGCCGATGCGCCGGTGGACTTCGATCAAGTGTTCGGCCGTTCGGCGCCGCGCTCGCTGGAAATCGGTTTCGGCATGGGCCATTCGCTGCTGGAAATGGCTGCTGCCTCGCCGGAGCAGGATTTCATTGGCGTGGAAGTTCACCGTCCGGGTGTGGGTGCGCTGCTCAATGGCGTGCTGACTCAGGGCCTGACCAACCTGCGGGTCTACGATTGCGACGCGATTGAAGTGCTCAATCGCTGCATCGCCGACAACAGCCTCGATCGCCTGATGCTGTTTTTCCCGGACCCGTGGCACAAGAGCCGTCACCACAAGCGTCGTATCGTTCAGGCTTCGTTCGCTGAACTGGTACGCAGCAAGCTGAAGGTGGGCGGTGTGCTGCACATGGCTACCGATTGGGAGCCGTACGCCGAGTACATGCTGGAAGTGATGAACGTCGCGCCGGGTTATCGCAACCTCGCCGAAGACGGCAAGTGCGTTCCGCGCCCGGCCGAGCGTCCGATCACCAAGTTCGAACGCCGCGGCGAACGGCTTGGGCACGGCGTGTGGGACCTGAAGTTCGAGAAACAGTCCTAA
- a CDS encoding thiazole synthase: protein MSIVRSDKPFVLAGRTYQSRLLVGTGKYRDMEETRQAIEASGAEIVTFAVRRTNLGQNEGEPNLLDVLSPERYTFLPNTAGCFDAVEAVRTCRLARELLGGHNLVKLEVLADQKTLFPNVIETLKAAEVLVKEGFDVMVYTSDDPIIARQLAEIGCIAVMPLAGLIGTGLGICNPYNLQIILEEAKIPVLVDAGVGTASDATIAMELGCEAVLMNSAIAHAQQPVMMAEAMKHAIVAGRLAYLAGRMPKKLYASASSPLDGLIK from the coding sequence ATGAGCATCGTTCGTAGCGACAAGCCTTTCGTCCTGGCCGGTCGTACTTACCAGTCGCGTTTGCTGGTCGGTACTGGCAAGTACCGTGACATGGAAGAAACCCGCCAGGCTATCGAAGCCTCGGGTGCCGAAATCGTCACCTTCGCCGTGCGCCGCACCAACCTGGGCCAGAACGAAGGCGAGCCGAACCTGCTCGATGTCCTGTCGCCGGAGCGCTACACCTTCCTGCCGAACACCGCCGGTTGCTTCGACGCTGTCGAGGCCGTGCGCACCTGCCGCCTGGCTCGTGAACTGCTTGGCGGGCACAATCTGGTGAAGCTGGAGGTGCTGGCGGACCAGAAAACCCTGTTCCCCAACGTGATCGAAACCCTCAAGGCCGCCGAAGTGCTGGTCAAGGAAGGCTTCGACGTGATGGTGTACACCAGCGATGACCCGATCATCGCCCGTCAATTGGCGGAAATCGGCTGCATCGCGGTCATGCCGCTGGCCGGCCTGATCGGCACGGGCCTTGGGATCTGCAACCCGTACAACCTGCAGATCATCCTCGAAGAAGCCAAGATCCCGGTGCTGGTGGATGCCGGTGTCGGTACCGCGTCCGACGCCACCATCGCCATGGAACTGGGTTGCGAAGCCGTGCTGATGAACTCGGCCATTGCCCACGCCCAGCAGCCGGTCATGATGGCTGAAGCCATGAAGCACGCCATCGTCGCAGGCCGCCTGGCCTACCTCGCCGGCCGCATGCCGAAAAAACTCTATGCCAGCGCCTCCTCGCCGCTGGATGGTCTGATCAAGTAA
- the thiS gene encoding sulfur carrier protein ThiS, with protein sequence MRIQLNGESLELPDGETVAALLTRLELTGRRVAVELNLDIVPRSQHAGTALNDGDSVEVVHAIGGG encoded by the coding sequence ATGCGCATTCAGTTGAACGGCGAATCCCTTGAACTGCCCGACGGTGAAACCGTTGCGGCCCTGCTGACCCGTCTGGAACTGACCGGACGCCGGGTAGCGGTCGAACTCAATCTGGATATCGTCCCGCGCAGTCAGCATGCCGGCACTGCACTGAACGACGGCGACAGCGTCGAAGTCGTTCACGCCATCGGCGGCGGCTAG
- a CDS encoding DUF423 domain-containing protein — translation MLRGFLMLAAFFGFTGVALGAFAAHGLKNRLTPEYLAIFHTGVTYQLVHTLALLGIALLATQIQGRLITWAGASFAIGILLFSGSLYLLTLTGVSKLGIITPFGGLAFLVGWACLGLAAWRLS, via the coding sequence ATGCTGCGTGGCTTTCTGATGCTGGCCGCTTTCTTCGGCTTCACCGGCGTTGCCTTGGGCGCGTTCGCCGCCCACGGCTTGAAAAACCGTCTGACCCCCGAGTATCTGGCGATATTCCACACCGGCGTCACTTACCAATTGGTGCACACCCTGGCGTTGCTAGGCATTGCGTTACTGGCCACGCAAATTCAGGGGCGACTGATCACCTGGGCGGGCGCGTCGTTTGCCATCGGTATCCTGCTGTTTTCCGGCAGCCTGTACCTGCTTACCCTGACCGGTGTCAGCAAGCTCGGAATCATTACGCCCTTCGGCGGGCTCGCATTCCTGGTGGGCTGGGCGTGCCTGGGGCTTGCCGCCTGGCGGTTGAGCTGA
- the mtgA gene encoding monofunctional biosynthetic peptidoglycan transglycosylase: MLRIYFRRFTKAVLWFMGGSVLLVLIFRVVPPPGTALMVERKIESWFDGEPIDLQRTWKPWDEISDDLKVAVIAGEDQKFPEHWGFDLGAIQAALAHNELGGSIRGASTLSQQVSKNLFLWSGRSWLRKGLEAWFTGLIEVLWPKQRILEVYLNSVEWDDGVFGAEAAARHHFGVSAKGLSRQQSSLLAAVLPNPRVWSASHPTSYVARRAGWIRKQMSQLGGDSYLVGLNDSRRAPWAE, translated from the coding sequence ATGCTGCGTATCTATTTCCGTCGTTTCACGAAGGCCGTGCTCTGGTTCATGGGCGGCAGCGTATTGCTGGTGTTGATCTTCCGCGTGGTCCCGCCACCGGGGACTGCGCTGATGGTCGAGCGCAAGATCGAATCCTGGTTCGACGGCGAGCCCATTGACCTGCAACGCACCTGGAAGCCGTGGGATGAAATCTCCGACGACCTTAAAGTCGCGGTGATTGCCGGCGAAGACCAAAAATTCCCGGAACACTGGGGGTTTGATCTCGGTGCGATTCAGGCAGCACTGGCTCACAACGAACTCGGTGGCTCGATTCGAGGCGCCAGCACCTTGAGCCAGCAAGTCTCGAAGAATCTGTTTCTCTGGTCCGGCCGTAGCTGGCTGCGCAAAGGCCTGGAAGCCTGGTTTACCGGATTGATCGAGGTGTTGTGGCCCAAGCAGCGGATTCTTGAGGTGTACCTCAACAGTGTGGAATGGGATGACGGGGTATTTGGCGCAGAGGCGGCAGCCAGACACCACTTTGGTGTGAGCGCCAAAGGCCTCAGTCGCCAACAATCGAGCTTGTTGGCCGCCGTACTGCCAAACCCGCGTGTCTGGAGTGCAAGCCACCCCACCTCTTATGTGGCGCGGCGAGCCGGCTGGATTCGCAAACAGATGAGTCAGCTGGGTGGCGACAGTTATCTGGTGGGTCTCAATGATTCGCGCCGAGCGCCTTGGGCCGAATAG
- the rpoH gene encoding RNA polymerase sigma factor RpoH, translating into MTNSLQPAYALVPGANLEAYVHTVNSIPLLTPEQERELAESLYYEQDLGAARQMVLAHLRFVVHIARSYSGYGLAQADLIQEGNVGLMKAVKRFNPEMGVRLVSFAVHWIKAEIHEFILRNWRIVKVATTKAQRKLFFNLRSQKKRLAWLNNEEVHRVAESLGVEPREVREMESRLTGHDMAFDPAAEADDDSAFQSPANYLEDHRYDPARQLEDADWSDNSNHNLHEALEVLDDRSRDILYQRWLAEEKATLHDLAQKYNVSAERIRQLEKSAMNKLKLSIAA; encoded by the coding sequence ATGACCAATTCTTTGCAACCTGCATATGCTCTGGTCCCGGGTGCGAACCTGGAGGCCTATGTGCACACCGTCAACAGCATTCCATTGCTGACGCCGGAGCAGGAGCGTGAACTGGCCGAGAGTCTCTATTATGAGCAGGATTTGGGGGCGGCTCGGCAGATGGTGCTCGCCCACCTGCGTTTTGTCGTACATATCGCCCGTAGCTATTCCGGCTACGGTCTGGCTCAGGCTGACCTGATCCAGGAAGGCAACGTCGGGCTGATGAAGGCGGTCAAGCGCTTCAACCCGGAAATGGGTGTGCGTCTGGTTTCGTTTGCTGTGCACTGGATCAAGGCGGAAATCCACGAGTTCATCCTGCGCAACTGGCGCATTGTGAAAGTCGCGACCACCAAGGCCCAGCGCAAGTTGTTCTTCAACCTGCGCAGCCAGAAGAAGCGCCTGGCGTGGCTGAACAACGAGGAAGTCCATCGGGTGGCGGAAAGCCTCGGTGTAGAGCCTCGGGAAGTGCGCGAGATGGAAAGTCGCCTGACCGGCCATGACATGGCCTTCGACCCGGCCGCGGAAGCGGACGACGACAGCGCTTTCCAGTCGCCGGCCAACTACCTGGAAGACCACCGGTACGACCCGGCCCGTCAACTGGAAGATGCCGATTGGAGCGACAACTCCAACCACAACCTGCACGAAGCGCTGGAAGTGCTGGACGACCGCAGCCGCGACATCCTCTACCAGCGCTGGCTGGCGGAAGAAAAAGCCACGCTGCACGACCTGGCGCAGAAGTACAACGTGTCGGCCGAGCGTATCCGTCAGCTCGAGAAGAGCGCGATGAACAAGCTCAAGTTGTCGATTGCGGCATAA
- the ftsX gene encoding permease-like cell division protein FtsX, which produces MSATRSPKVSERVAPKAAEPQPQKKKHDDDDGPDFPTLFRAWVESHRASLLDSLRRLGKQPIGSFFTCLVMAVALSLPMGLSLLLSNVERLGGSWQRAAQISLYLQLEASPEQGESLREQIKGMPGVADAEYVGRDQALEEFQQQSGLGEALKELPENPLPGVVLVTPKEVDKPALEALRQKLSELPKVQQAQLDLVWVERLAAILKLGDRFVFGLTVLLVSALLLVIGNTIRLHIENRRTEIEVIKLVGGTDSYVRRPFLYMGALYGFGAGILSWGVLAFGLNWLNDAVVGLAGLYGSDFALAGVPVADGLSLLLGAVLLGYIGAWIAVARHLRELAPK; this is translated from the coding sequence ATGAGTGCGACACGCAGCCCTAAAGTTTCCGAGCGCGTAGCCCCGAAGGCTGCCGAACCGCAACCGCAGAAGAAAAAACACGACGATGACGACGGTCCGGATTTCCCGACGTTGTTTCGGGCCTGGGTCGAAAGCCATCGCGCCAGCCTGCTGGACAGCTTGCGTCGTTTGGGCAAACAGCCGATCGGCAGCTTTTTCACTTGCCTGGTGATGGCCGTTGCGCTGAGCCTGCCCATGGGCCTGTCACTTTTGCTAAGTAACGTCGAGCGTCTGGGCGGGTCCTGGCAGCGTGCAGCGCAGATTTCCCTGTACCTGCAACTGGAAGCCAGCCCTGAGCAGGGCGAATCGCTGCGCGAGCAAATCAAGGGGATGCCCGGTGTCGCTGATGCCGAGTACGTGGGGCGCGACCAGGCGCTGGAAGAGTTTCAGCAGCAATCTGGCTTGGGTGAGGCGCTGAAGGAATTGCCGGAAAACCCGCTACCCGGCGTGGTTCTGGTCACTCCGAAGGAAGTCGACAAGCCGGCGCTTGAAGCATTACGACAAAAACTTTCCGAGTTGCCGAAGGTACAACAGGCACAACTTGATCTAGTCTGGGTCGAGCGTCTGGCCGCGATCCTCAAGCTGGGCGACCGTTTTGTCTTTGGTCTGACCGTGCTGCTGGTTTCTGCATTACTTTTGGTGATAGGCAATACCATTCGTCTTCATATTGAAAACCGCCGCACAGAGATAGAAGTGATTAAACTCGTCGGCGGCACTGACAGCTATGTGCGCAGGCCCTTTCTATATATGGGTGCGCTTTATGGCTTCGGTGCGGGGATTCTGTCTTGGGGCGTACTGGCGTTTGGCCTGAACTGGCTCAACGACGCGGTGGTAGGGCTGGCCGGTTTATACGGCAGTGATTTCGCGCTGGCCGGAGTGCCAGTTGCCGACGGTCTGTCTCTCTTGCTTGGCGCGGTGCTGTTGGGGTATATCGGTGCATGGATTGCAGTCGCACGCCACCTGAGGGAGCTTGCGCCTAAGTAG
- the ftsE gene encoding cell division ATP-binding protein FtsE produces MIRFEQVGKRYPNGHVGLHELSFRVRRGEFLFVTGHSGAGKSTLLRLLLAMERPTTGKLLLAGQDLGTISNAQIPYLRRQIGVVFQNHQLLFDRTVFNNVALPLQILGLSKAEIAKRVDSALERVALSDKTDLYPGDLSTGQQQRVGIARAIVHRPALLLADEPTGNLDPRLAAEIMGVFEDINRLGTSVLIASHDLALIARMRHRMLTLQRGRLIGDGEAGE; encoded by the coding sequence ATGATTCGTTTCGAACAGGTCGGTAAACGCTACCCGAACGGACACGTCGGCTTGCATGAGCTGAGCTTTCGAGTCCGTCGGGGCGAGTTTTTGTTTGTAACCGGCCATTCCGGCGCCGGTAAAAGCACCTTGTTGCGCCTGTTGCTGGCCATGGAGCGTCCGACCACCGGCAAGTTGCTGTTGGCCGGCCAGGACCTGGGCACCATCAGCAATGCGCAGATTCCTTACCTGCGTCGACAGATCGGCGTGGTGTTCCAGAATCACCAGTTGTTGTTCGATCGCACGGTGTTCAACAACGTCGCACTGCCATTGCAAATCCTCGGGCTGTCCAAGGCCGAGATCGCCAAGCGTGTGGATTCGGCCCTGGAGCGCGTGGCGCTCTCGGACAAGACCGATTTGTACCCGGGGGACCTGTCGACGGGGCAGCAACAGCGCGTCGGCATCGCCCGCGCCATCGTTCATCGCCCGGCCTTGCTGCTGGCGGACGAGCCGACCGGTAACCTCGACCCGCGCCTGGCTGCCGAAATCATGGGCGTATTTGAAGACATCAATCGCTTGGGCACCAGTGTGCTGATTGCCAGCCACGACCTGGCGCTGATCGCTCGTATGCGTCACCGCATGCTCACACTGCAACGTGGCCGATTGATTGGCGATGGGGAGGCGGGCGAATGA
- the ftsY gene encoding signal recognition particle-docking protein FtsY yields the protein MFGSNDDKKAPAAAGEKKSLFGWLRKKPQEPVVEQPQPLPEPTPAPVIEETLAPIVLPVAEPVLQPVVEPDLVAEVVTQAPLTPIAEPWLTLPVAEEPVALVEDELAPHITPPIPAPTAFAPAPVQVSVVEPVVAPAVVAEPEPVVAEPVIPAFVAPVAPVAPVAPVVQAPAPVAAVVETPVEPPRTEETKAGFFARLKQGLSKTSASIGEGMASLFLGKKVIDDELLEDLETRLLTADVGVEATSVIIQRLTQKVARKELADSDALYKSLQAELAAMLKPVEQPLKITSQNKPFVILVVGVNGAGKTTTIGKLAKKLQLEGKKVMLAAGDTFRAAAVEQLQVWGERNKIPVIAQHTGADSASVIFDAVQAAKARGIDVLIADTAGRLHTKDNLMEELKKVRRVISKLDADAPHEVLLVLDAGTGQNAINQAKQFNQTVELTGLALTKLDGTAKGGVIFALAKQFGLPIRYIGVGEGIDDLRTFEAEPFVQALFAERERS from the coding sequence ATGTTTGGTTCCAACGACGACAAGAAAGCCCCAGCTGCGGCTGGCGAGAAGAAAAGCCTGTTCGGATGGCTGCGCAAAAAGCCGCAGGAACCCGTCGTCGAACAGCCACAACCACTTCCTGAGCCCACGCCGGCGCCGGTTATAGAAGAAACACTCGCGCCGATCGTGTTGCCCGTCGCCGAACCGGTGCTGCAACCGGTGGTCGAGCCCGATCTCGTCGCTGAAGTTGTCACCCAAGCGCCCCTGACACCGATTGCCGAACCCTGGCTGACGCTGCCGGTGGCCGAGGAACCGGTGGCATTGGTTGAAGATGAGTTGGCGCCGCACATTACGCCGCCGATTCCCGCGCCGACTGCGTTTGCACCTGCTCCCGTTCAGGTTTCGGTGGTTGAGCCGGTCGTCGCGCCAGCCGTCGTGGCCGAGCCTGAACCGGTTGTTGCAGAGCCGGTGATTCCTGCTTTCGTTGCTCCGGTTGCTCCGGTTGCTCCGGTTGCTCCGGTTGTGCAGGCGCCAGCACCGGTCGCCGCTGTCGTCGAAACACCTGTCGAACCGCCGCGTACAGAAGAAACCAAAGCCGGCTTCTTCGCCCGTCTCAAGCAGGGCCTGTCCAAGACCAGCGCCAGTATCGGCGAAGGCATGGCCAGTTTGTTTCTGGGCAAAAAGGTCATCGATGACGAGCTGCTGGAAGATCTCGAAACCCGTCTGCTGACCGCCGACGTTGGCGTCGAAGCCACTTCCGTGATCATCCAGCGCCTGACCCAAAAGGTTGCGCGCAAAGAGCTGGCCGATTCCGATGCACTGTACAAATCCTTGCAGGCTGAGCTTGCCGCCATGCTCAAGCCGGTCGAGCAGCCGCTGAAAATCACGTCGCAGAACAAACCGTTCGTCATTCTGGTGGTAGGCGTCAACGGCGCCGGCAAGACCACCACCATCGGCAAACTGGCGAAGAAGCTGCAACTCGAAGGCAAGAAAGTCATGCTCGCCGCCGGTGACACCTTCCGCGCGGCAGCGGTCGAGCAGTTGCAGGTCTGGGGCGAGCGCAACAAGATCCCGGTCATCGCCCAGCACACCGGCGCCGACTCGGCTTCGGTTATCTTCGATGCCGTACAGGCCGCCAAGGCCCGTGGCATTGACGTGCTGATCGCCGACACCGCCGGTCGATTGCACACCAAAGACAACTTGATGGAAGAGCTGAAGAAAGTCCGCCGGGTCATTAGCAAGCTCGATGCCGATGCGCCGCACGAAGTGCTGTTGGTGCTTGATGCCGGTACGGGTCAGAACGCTATCAACCAGGCCAAACAATTCAACCAGACCGTCGAACTGACCGGCCTGGCGCTGACCAAGCTCGATGGCACCGCCAAGGGCGGGGTGATTTTTGCCCTGGCCAAGCAGTTCGGCCTGCCGATCCGCTACATCGGCGTCGGTGAGGGCATCGACGATTTGCGTACCTTTGAAGCTGAACCCTTTGTCCAGGCATTGTTTGCCGAGCGGGAGCGTTCATGA
- a CDS encoding pitrilysin family protein, producing the protein MNALARRAAGLLLSTVCLPLSALAADPQPTHEFTLDNGLKVIVREDHRAPVVVSQIWYKVGSSYETPGQTGLSHALEHMMFKGSEKIGPGEASLILRDLGAEENAFTSDDFTAYYQVLARDRLGVAFELEADRMASLRLPSDEFAREIEVIKEERRLRTDDKPMSKAYERFKAMAYPASGYHTPTIGWMADLDRMKVEELRHWYQSWYAPNNATLVVVGDVTPDEVKALAQRYFGPIAKRDVPPAKIPLELAEPGERLITLHVQTQLPSLMLGFNVPSIATAEDKRSVNALRLIAALLDGGYSGRIPTQLERGEELVSGGSSSYDAYTRGDSLFTLSASPNSQKKKTIAQAEAGLWKLLEQLKTTAPSAEELERVRAQVIAGLVYERDSITSQATSIGQLETVGLSWKLMDTELADLESVTPEDIQKAAKLYFTRERLSVAHVLPLETTHE; encoded by the coding sequence ATGAATGCTCTAGCCCGCCGCGCTGCAGGCCTGCTGCTCAGCACAGTTTGTCTGCCACTGTCAGCCTTGGCTGCCGATCCACAACCCACCCACGAATTCACGCTCGACAACGGTCTGAAGGTGATCGTGCGCGAGGACCATCGTGCGCCGGTGGTGGTTTCCCAGATCTGGTACAAGGTCGGTTCCAGCTACGAAACACCGGGCCAGACCGGTCTGTCCCATGCCCTCGAACACATGATGTTCAAAGGCAGCGAGAAAATCGGCCCCGGCGAAGCTTCGTTGATCCTGCGCGACCTGGGCGCCGAAGAGAACGCGTTCACCAGCGACGATTTCACCGCGTACTACCAAGTGTTGGCCCGCGACCGCCTGGGCGTAGCCTTTGAACTGGAAGCGGACCGCATGGCCAGCCTGCGCCTGCCGTCTGACGAGTTCGCCCGGGAAATCGAAGTCATTAAAGAAGAACGTCGCCTGCGTACCGACGACAAGCCCATGTCCAAAGCCTACGAGCGCTTCAAGGCCATGGCTTACCCCGCCAGCGGTTACCACACGCCGACCATCGGCTGGATGGCTGACCTGGATCGCATGAAAGTCGAAGAACTGCGCCACTGGTACCAGTCCTGGTACGCCCCGAACAACGCCACGCTGGTGGTCGTCGGTGACGTGACTCCGGACGAGGTCAAAGCCCTGGCCCAGCGCTACTTTGGCCCGATCGCCAAGCGCGACGTGCCGCCGGCGAAAATCCCGCTGGAACTGGCCGAGCCGGGTGAACGCCTGATCACCCTGCATGTGCAAACCCAACTGCCGAGCCTGATGCTGGGCTTCAACGTACCGAGCATCGCTACCGCCGAAGACAAGCGTTCGGTGAACGCCTTGCGCCTGATCGCGGCCCTGCTCGATGGCGGCTACAGCGGTCGCATCCCGACCCAACTGGAACGCGGCGAAGAGCTGGTGTCCGGCGGTTCGTCGAGTTACGACGCCTACACGCGCGGCGACAGCCTGTTCACCTTGTCGGCCAGCCCTAATTCACAGAAAAAGAAAACCATCGCCCAGGCCGAAGCCGGTCTGTGGAAACTGCTCGAACAGCTGAAAACCACTGCGCCGTCCGCTGAAGAGCTGGAGCGCGTGCGGGCTCAGGTGATTGCCGGCCTGGTCTACGAACGTGATTCGATCACCAGCCAGGCCACGTCCATCGGTCAACTGGAAACCGTCGGCCTGTCATGGAAGTTGATGGACACCGAACTGGCCGACCTGGAAAGCGTAACGCCAGAAGACATCCAGAAAGCCGCCAAGCTGTATTTCACCCGCGAACGTCTCAGCGTCGCCCATGTCCTGCCACTGGAGACGACTCATGAGTGA
- a CDS encoding pitrilysin family protein, which translates to MSERKKPRLALIGLIAVTLIGSAAFYLSRSGDSKASEALDKAKSSQKLQSLTELDGKAPSHRSLDVQTWNTAEGAKVLFVEARELPMFDLRLIFAAGSSQDGNAPGLALLTNAMLNEGVAGKDVGAIAQGFEGLGADFGNGAFKDMALASLRSLSAKDKREPALKLFAEVVGKPTFPAGSFARIKNQMLAGFEYQKQNPGKLASLELMNRLYGDHPYAHASDGTAKTVPAITQAQLKAFHEKAYAAGNVVIALVGDLSRAEAEAIAAQVSSALPKGPALAKIAQPEEPKASIGHIEFPSKQTNLMLAQLGIDRDDPDYAALSLGNQILGGGGFGTRLMSEVREKRGLAYGVYSGFTPMQARGPFMINLQTRAEMSEGTLKLVQDVLADYLKTGPTQKELDDAKRELAGSFPLSTASNADIVGQLGAMGFYNLPLSYLNDFMRQSQSLTIEQVKTALNKHLSTDKMVIVSAGPTVPQKPLPAPSDKPAEQPLGVPEH; encoded by the coding sequence ATGAGTGAGCGTAAAAAACCACGCCTGGCCCTGATCGGCCTGATCGCTGTCACCCTGATCGGCTCCGCGGCCTTCTACCTGAGCAGAAGCGGCGATTCCAAGGCCAGCGAAGCCCTGGACAAAGCCAAGTCCAGCCAGAAGTTGCAATCGCTGACTGAACTCGATGGCAAGGCACCGAGCCACCGCTCACTCGACGTCCAGACCTGGAACACCGCCGAAGGCGCCAAGGTGTTGTTCGTCGAAGCTCGCGAGCTGCCGATGTTCGACTTGCGCCTGATCTTCGCCGCCGGCAGCAGCCAGGACGGCAATGCACCGGGCCTGGCCCTGCTGACCAACGCGATGCTCAACGAAGGGGTAGCCGGGAAAGATGTCGGCGCCATTGCGCAAGGCTTCGAAGGCCTGGGGGCGGACTTTGGCAACGGGGCGTTCAAAGACATGGCACTCGCGTCCTTGCGCAGCCTCAGTGCCAAGGACAAGCGCGAACCGGCACTGAAGCTGTTCGCTGAAGTGGTCGGCAAACCAACCTTCCCCGCCGGTTCCTTCGCACGCATCAAGAATCAGATGCTGGCCGGCTTCGAGTATCAGAAACAAAACCCCGGCAAACTGGCGAGTCTGGAGCTGATGAACCGCTTGTACGGTGATCATCCTTACGCGCACGCCAGTGACGGCACGGCGAAAACCGTTCCCGCCATCACGCAGGCTCAGCTGAAGGCGTTCCATGAGAAAGCCTACGCAGCGGGCAACGTGGTGATTGCGCTGGTGGGCGACCTGTCTCGCGCCGAGGCCGAAGCGATTGCCGCGCAAGTCTCCAGCGCGCTGCCAAAAGGCCCGGCACTGGCGAAAATCGCGCAGCCCGAAGAACCCAAAGCCAGCATTGGTCACATCGAGTTCCCGTCCAAGCAAACCAACCTGATGCTCGCGCAACTGGGCATCGACCGTGACGACCCGGACTACGCCGCTCTGTCGTTGGGCAACCAGATCCTTGGCGGCGGTGGTTTCGGTACCCGACTGATGAGCGAAGTCCGCGAGAAGCGTGGCCTGGCCTACGGCGTGTACTCGGGTTTCACCCCGATGCAGGCGCGCGGCCCGTTCATGATCAACCTGCAAACTCGCGCCGAGATGAGCGAAGGCACGCTGAAGCTGGTACAAGACGTGCTGGCCGACTACCTTAAAACCGGCCCGACCCAGAAAGAACTCGATGACGCCAAGCGAGAACTGGCCGGCAGCTTTCCGCTGTCCACCGCCAGCAACGCCGATATCGTCGGCCAGTTGGGCGCCATGGGGTTCTACAACCTGCCGCTCAGTTATCTGAATGATTTCATGCGTCAGTCCCAGAGCCTGACCATCGAACAGGTCAAGACTGCACTGAACAAACACCTGAGCACGGACAAAATGGTCATCGTCAGCGCTGGCCCGACCGTGCCACAAAAGCCGTTACCGGCCCCATCTGATAAACCTGCCGAGCAACCGCTCGGGGTTCCGGAGCATTAA
- the rsmD gene encoding 16S rRNA (guanine(966)-N(2))-methyltransferase RsmD: MATRPKKPVHNVHNGVNQLRIIGGEWGSRKLSFPDAPGLRPTPDRVRETLFNWLAPYVPGAKVLDPFAGSGALFLEALSRGAAMGQALDASNIAVSSIKEHLGTLRCTTGHVQTADALRYLETQTATAYDLVFLDPPFNQDLLPSVCTLLEERQWLANEAWIYTESENAPSSLGLPGNWRLHREQKSGRVYYALWQRMAEIAG; this comes from the coding sequence ATGGCCACGCGTCCAAAAAAACCTGTTCATAACGTCCATAACGGCGTGAACCAACTGCGCATCATCGGGGGCGAATGGGGCAGCCGCAAACTGAGCTTCCCGGATGCCCCAGGCCTGCGTCCGACCCCGGACCGGGTGCGTGAAACCCTGTTCAACTGGCTCGCGCCTTATGTCCCGGGCGCCAAGGTGCTGGACCCGTTCGCCGGCAGCGGCGCACTGTTTCTAGAAGCCCTGTCCCGTGGCGCGGCCATGGGCCAGGCGCTGGACGCCAGCAACATTGCGGTTTCCAGCATCAAGGAACACTTGGGCACACTGCGCTGCACCACCGGCCACGTTCAGACCGCCGATGCCCTGCGCTATCTGGAAACCCAGACAGCGACTGCGTACGACCTGGTCTTCCTCGACCCGCCGTTCAACCAGGACCTGCTGCCTTCCGTTTGCACGCTGCTGGAAGAGCGGCAGTGGTTGGCCAACGAAGCCTGGATCTACACTGAAAGCGAAAACGCGCCGTCGTCCCTCGGTTTGCCAGGCAACTGGCGCCTGCACCGTGAACAGAAATCCGGGCGGGTCTACTACGCGTTGTGGCAACGTATGGCAGAGATCGCCGGTTAA